One Phaseolus vulgaris cultivar G19833 chromosome 4, P. vulgaris v2.0, whole genome shotgun sequence DNA window includes the following coding sequences:
- the LOC137838077 gene encoding ribulose bisphosphate carboxylase/oxygenase activase, chloroplastic has product MNNNITRSQDQRSRPAKPATIHGCALSGDLAGLQRLLRDNPSLLNERNPVMAQTPLHVSAGHNRAEIVKFLLDWQGADKVEMEAKNMYGETPLHMAAKNGCNEAAQLLLARGAVVEARANNGMTPLHLAVWYSLRSEEFLTVKTLLEYNADCSAKDDEGMTPLNHLSQGPGTEKLRELLHWHLEEQRKRRAIEACSETKAKMDQLEKELSNIVGLNELKVQLRKWAKGMLLDERRRALGLHVGTRRPPHMAFLGNPGTGKTMVARILGKLLHMVGILPTDKVTEVQRTDLVGEFVGHTGPKTRRKIKEAEGGILFVDEAYRLIPMQKSDDKDYGLEALEEIMSVMDSGKIVVIFAGYSEPMKRVIGSNEGFCRRVTKFFQFNDFNSEELAQILHIKMHNLAEDSLLYGFKLHPKCSIEALAALIERKTTENQRKGTNGGLVATMLVNARENLDLRLSFDCMDTEELLTISLVDLEAGLQLLTQ; this is encoded by the exons ATGAACAACAACATCACCAGGTCTCAGGATCAACGCTCAAGACCTGCCAAGCCAGCCACCATCCATGGCTGCGCCCTCTCCGGTGACCTCGCCGGACTCCAGAGGCTACTTCGAGACAACCCTTCTCTCCTCAATGAGAGAAACCCTGTT ATGGCACAAACGCCACTTCATGTTTCTGCTGGTCACAATAGGGCCGAAATCGTTAAATTTCTTCTTGATTGGCAAGGGGCAGATAAGGTTGAGATGGAGGCCAAGAATATG TACGGAGAAACTCCGTTGCACATGGCAGCAAAGAATGGGTGCAATGAAGCCGCACAATTACTTCTTGCTCGTGGTGCTGTTGTTGAAGCCAGAGCAAAT AATGGTATGACACCTTTACATCTTGCTGTTTGGTACTCACTGCGATCGGAGGAATTCTTAACTGTGAAAACATTGCTTGAGTACAATGCTGATTGCAGTGCTAAGGACGAT GAGGGAATGACTCCTTTAAATCATCTATCCCAAGGCCCTGGAACTGAGAAACTTAGGGAGCTATTACACTGGCATCTTGAAGAGCAGAGGAAACGACGAGCCATAGAAGCATGCAGTGAAACCAAAGCTAAAATGGACCAGCTTGAGAAGGAACTATCCAATATTGTGGGTCTTAATGAGCTAAAGGTACAACTACGCAAATGGGCAAAGGGCATGCTTTTGGACGAGAGACGAAGAGCTCTTGGCCTGCATGTTGGCACAAGAAGACCACCTCACATGGCCTTTCTTGGCAACCCTGGAACAG GTAAAACCATGGTAGCAAGGATTCTTGGAAAATTACTCCATATGGTGGGAATTCTACCTACTGATAAAGTAACAGAAGTACAGCGTACCGATTTAGTCGGTGAATTTGTTGGTCACACCGGTCCAAAAACCAGGAGGAAG ATCAAGGAAGCAGAGGGGGGGATTCTTTTTGTTGATGAAGCTTATAGATTGATACCAATGCAAAAGTCTGATGACAAGGACTATGGGTTGGAAGCCCTAGAGGAGATCATGTCTGTGATGGACAGTGGCAAAATTGTAGTAATATTTGCCGGCTACAGTGAACCAATGAAGCGAGTCATAGGTTCTAACGAAGGTTTCTGTAGAAGGGTGACCAAGTTTTTTCAATTTAATGATTTCAACTCAGAAGAACTAGCACAAATCCTTCACATCAAGATGCATAATTTAGCAGAAGATAGTTTGCTATATGGATTTAAGTTGCATCCCAAATGCAGTATAGAAGCCTTGGCTGCATTGATAGAAAGGAAGACAACAGAAAACCAGCGTAAGGGGACAAATGGTGGTTTGGTAGCTACCATGTTGGTTAATGCTAGAGAAAATTTGGACCTAAGGCTCAGTTTTGACTGCATGGACACAGAAGAACTTCTCACTATCAGTTTGGTAGATTTAGAAGCAGGTCTTCAGCTATTAACACAGTAA